Proteins from one Falco cherrug isolate bFalChe1 chromosome 7, bFalChe1.pri, whole genome shotgun sequence genomic window:
- the GPR68 gene encoding ovarian cancer G-protein coupled receptor 1, which yields MVNFTENATEKCTINHDIHQTLSPVVYVFVFVLGLPANCLSLYYGYLQIKAKNELGVYLCNLTVADLLYLFSLPFWLQYVLQHDNWTYDELLCKICGIILYENIYISVGFLCCISIDRYLAVVHPFRFQRFRTMKAAAIVSIIIWTKEIMTCCFVFTHGDISMDADSHVVCFEHYPIKEWEHNVNYYRFSAGFLFPFFLLAFSYCGILRVVHKSPGTQKKKKIQIKRLVSSTVFIFLVCFGPYHILLVVRSLLENNCSFAEKIFNIYHFSLLLTTFNCVADPVLYCFSSESTYQNFAKMRDSCLTCLGCLKTETKECYPLNAPETPNKPQHEQPPGLLQISHDGTGMKDSSATNVGSL from the coding sequence ATGGTGAATTTCACAGAGAATGCAACTGAGAAATGCACTATTAATCATGATATTCACCAGACATTATCCCCTGTGGTATAcgtatttgtatttgtattagGCTTGCCAGCTAACTGCCTGTCACTGTACTACGGGTATTTACAGATTAAGGCTAAAAATGAATTGGGTGTCTATCTTTGCAATTTGACCGTAGCAGACCTGCTCTATctattttctttgccattttggCTTCAGTATGTTTTACAGCATGACAATTGGACCTACGATGAGCTGCTGTGCAAGATTTGTGGCATCATCCTGTATGAGAATATCTATATCAGTGTGGGCTTCCTCTGCTGCATCTCCATTGACCGCTACCTTGCAGTAGTGCACCCTTTTCGCTTTCAACGGTTTCGGACAATGAAGGCTGCAGCGATAGTAAGCATCATTATCTGGACCAAGGAAATAATGACCTGCTGCTTTGTCTTTACGCATGGGGATATCAGTATGGACGCTGACAGCCATGTGGTGTGCTTCGAGCACTACCCCATCAAAGAATGGGAGCACAATGTCAATTACTACCGGTTCTCTGCTggcttccttttccccttctttctgctGGCCTTCTCTTACTGTGGGATTTTACGGGTTGTCCACAAGAGTCCCGGTActcaaaagaagaagaaaatccaaatTAAACGACTGGTTTCAAGCACcgttttcatttttttagtttgctttggACCATACCACATCCTTCTTGTGGTTCGCAGCTTGTTGGAGAACAACTGCTCATttgctgagaaaatatttaatatttaccatttttctctcctgttgaCTACTTTTAACTGTGTTGCTGATCCAGTATTGTactgtttttccagtgaaagCACTTACCAGAACTTTGCCAAGATGCGAGACTCTTGTTTAACATGTTTAGGGTGTCTGAAGACTGAGACAAAGGAATGTTATCCACTGAATGCTCCAGAAACTCCCAACAAGCCACAGCATGAGCAACCACCAGGATTATTACAAATATCACATGATGGTACTGGAATGAAGGACTCCTCTGCAACTAACGTGGGCAGTTTATAA